In a single window of the Acyrthosiphon pisum isolate AL4f chromosome X, pea_aphid_22Mar2018_4r6ur, whole genome shotgun sequence genome:
- the LOC100575722 gene encoding phospholipase D C — MTTTVGLLSPLLPPTAVTAAVAEEHQQQDYYYMPQPQPTRVVRMKMWSDDDDENNYCADDNSTNSFLLLNNMGIHVPPMTTSMSNETGSESNACKRRLSSSSENDHIPKIARRMVNNEDLLQNDHIVEQLDTASRLDDDDATSSIVAAIAAVTDDSDCSIDDDDDDEDDDDDEDDDDDDQYLPAGSLSLSSSNSSNITNSTNSSSLSTLSPSQQHHNQNHWRQHHQQQQTIKCDTNGKCYLDLGSGGSSTTLTTTMATIQPRINSEPECCELGRCVPSTQCYRRRRAAVFDASMRKLGKSSGGSGNSSQQSCEAGLRRSVLICNTLRLIEREMTREAAAAAQQAQQRRCCATTTSTTSQQLIQQQQIDVSHQHNNHNSNNRRSPTPYPTEYRNGRPEMMVEHNSSSSSSSSSSSSTSDSIDSGVDDEYYYDEDDDNDDHHHGHTTVMANNHQDLNNHHLQYYHLNGSIEDCDNYINSDDYDEDDDDEDDEDDTNNSPLTELQIYDNSFNNKRNTAMSIGDDHCDDNILPLIGNSNSTTVTSIDWGSVLSLSSSNSNNNGNNSQSTSSTSITLMNNIDSDCDDITTIISTTNLDRKSQQHKRRRRHYKHHYHHSQIHTKHRHHHSHHHQRSQKRRERGITSSLPMSKNRTSNYQVLSQVGPCNNE, encoded by the exons ATGACGACGACCGTGGGTCTGCTGTCGCCTTTGTTGCCACCGACTGCGGTGACCGCTGCCGTGGCCGAAGAGCACCAGCAACAGGATTACTATTACATGCCGCAGCCGCAGCCCACTCGCGTCGTACGCATGAAAATGTGgagtgacgacgacgacgaaaataattattgcgcCGACGACAATTCGACG AATAGTTTCTTATTACTGAACAACATGGGTATTCATGTTCCTCCGATGACAACGAGCATGTCAAATGAAACTGGCAGTGAATCAAATGCATGTAAAAGACGATTATCCTCGTCATCAGAAAATGATCATATTCCTAAAATAGCTAGGCGTATGGTTAATAACGAGGATCTATTGCAAAATGATCATATTGTCGAGCAATTGGATACGGCGTCTCGACTAGACGATGATGATGCAACATCATCCATTGTTGCTGCTATAGCGGCCGTTACTGATGATTCAGATTGCAGtattgatgatgatgatgatgatgaagacgatgatgatgacgaagatgacgacgacgatgatcaATACTTGCCCGCTGGTAGTTTGTCACTATCCTCGTCCAACAGTAGCAATATCACAAATTCAACAAATTCTTCTTCATTGTCGACACTGTCGCCTTCCCAACAGCATCATAATCAGAACCATTGGAGGCAACATCACCAACAGCAGCAAACTATCAAATGTGACACTAACGGTAAGTGTTATTTGGATTTAGGTAGCGGTGGTAGCAGCACAACGCTGACAACAACCATGGCTACAATACAACCACGAATCAACAGTGAACCGGAGTGCTGTGAGCTGGGCCGTTGTGTACCTTCAACACAGTGTTACAGACGGCGTAGAGCTGCAGTGTTTGATGCATCAATGCGCAAATTAGGAAAATCAAGTGGTGGGTCTGGTAACAGCTCACAACAAAGTTGCGAAGCTGGACTCCGGAGGTCTGTGCTCATTTGCAACACGCTAAGATTGATTGAGCGTGAAATGACACGAGAAGCTGCTGCTGCAGCGCAACAGGCTCAACAACGGCGTTGCTGTGCAACGACAACATCCACTACGTCACAGCAATTGATCCAACAGCAACAAATTGATGTTTCACACCAACATAATAACCATAACAGCAACAACAGACGATCTCCCACTCCATATCCCACGGAGTACAGAAATGGCCGACCGGAAATGATGGTTGAACATAACAGCagtagcagcagcagcagcagcagtagtAGCAGCACATCAGATTCCATTGACTCAGGTGTTGATGACGAATACTATTATGATGAAGATGATGACAATGATGATCATCATCATGGCCATACCACAGTGATGGCAAATAATCATCAAGATTTAAATAACCATCATCTCCAATATTACCATTTGAACGGAAGTATTGAAGATTGTGACAATTATATTAACTCCGATGATTATGAcgaagatgatgatgatgaagatgacGAAGACGACACTAATAATTCCCCTTTAACTGAACTACAAATTTATGATAACagtttcaataataaaagaaacacAGCAATGAGTATTGGTGATGACCATTGTGACGATAACATACTTCcattaataggtaatagtaaCTCAACTACAGTTACATCTATCGATTGGGGTTCAGTTCTAAGTTTGTCATCGTCGAACAGCAACAATAATGGCAATAATTCACAGTCTACATCGTCAACTTCAATAACATTGATGAACAATATTGATAGCGATTGTGATGAtatcacaacaataatatctacTACAAATCTAGATCGCAAATCTCAACAACATAAACGTAGGAGGCGACACTATAAACATCATTACCATCATAGTCAAATTCATACAAAACACAGACATCACCATTCCCATCACCATCAAAGGTCGCAAAAACGACGAGAGCGTGGAATTACATCTTCATTACCAATGTCAAAAAACAGGACATCAAATTATCAAGTTCTGTCTCAAGTAGGCCCTTGTAATAACGAAtaa